A stretch of the Pseudomonas helvetica genome encodes the following:
- the fliE gene encoding flagellar hook-basal body complex protein FliE, producing the protein MSQGIEFNRLMLDMRSMQMDAMAQPKAAVAVPEMGGSSFSDMLGQAVNKVNDTQQASNQLANAFEIGKSGVDLTDVMISSQKASVSFQALTQVRNKLVQAYQDIMQMPV; encoded by the coding sequence ATGAGCCAAGGTATTGAATTTAATCGCTTGATGTTGGACATGCGGTCCATGCAAATGGACGCCATGGCTCAGCCGAAAGCGGCGGTCGCGGTGCCGGAAATGGGCGGTAGCAGCTTTTCCGACATGCTCGGTCAGGCCGTCAACAAGGTCAACGACACCCAACAGGCTTCGAACCAACTGGCCAATGCTTTCGAAATTGGCAAAAGTGGCGTCGACCTGACAGATGTAATGATTTCCTCGCAAAAGGCCAGCGTATCTTTCCAGGCGTTGACCCAAGTGCGTAACAAGCTGGTTCAGGCATACCAAGACATCATGCAGATGCCGGTTTAA
- a CDS encoding flagellar protein FliT, which yields MSLVLQRIEQTREALVDALAERNWEAIGQLDLDCRSCMEDVLSEASLDEVALRDNLEELLGVYRQLLEAATGERQAIFDEMSQIHQAQSAAKVYHLFG from the coding sequence ATGAGTCTTGTACTGCAGCGTATCGAACAAACCCGTGAAGCCCTGGTCGATGCACTGGCCGAGCGTAACTGGGAAGCTATCGGTCAACTTGACCTGGATTGCCGTTCCTGCATGGAAGACGTCTTGAGTGAGGCTTCGCTGGATGAGGTGGCGTTACGCGATAATCTCGAGGAGCTGCTGGGGGTTTATCGGCAGTTGCTGGAGGCTGCGACGGGAGAGCGTCAGGCAATATTCGATGAGATGTCGCAGATCCATCAAGCACAGAGCGCGGCAAAGGTTTACCATCTGTTCGGTTAA
- the fliD gene encoding flagellar filament capping protein FliD, with translation MASPILPGTGLGSGLDIGSIVTALVNSDKSAKQTQITTQGTLNTSKISGVGSLKSALAAYQAAMDKLNSSTSPAFGGFAATSSTPATLTVTSDNTAVNGTYSINVKNLATGSKVASASFAGGASSAIPSGTLNISQNGTAYNVTIPSGATLQSTRDAINTTLTAKGITANIVTDSSGSRLVLGSTTTGKGSDLTVSGIAGLEIDGTKMMGTIPDPSSTTGGTLPDPASAGTIGALAADASLTIDGLAVTSKTNTVNQAVGGLSMTLVAPGTSTVTVATNTTGLQTAVQSFVDAYNTLVKTVTSLTQASADANGKLTVSAALTGDSVPRSIIADIRNQLVTPGPGGQLAVLSQLGITTDQKLGTLNFDSTKFTAAMTTQGLSSQVQTLFTGTNSTNGLLARMGAAIKPYLQTNGILDQRTASLNKQKSDLANQQVALDLRVTTLTATLTAKYNAMDLLVGQMKATSTSITSFFTSLNAQKSGG, from the coding sequence ATGGCAAGTCCAATTTTACCGGGTACAGGGCTGGGTTCCGGCCTGGATATCGGTTCGATCGTTACAGCTTTGGTCAACAGCGACAAGTCGGCCAAGCAGACCCAGATCACCACTCAAGGCACGCTCAACACCTCGAAAATTTCCGGTGTGGGTTCGCTCAAAAGTGCCTTGGCCGCTTATCAGGCTGCCATGGACAAGCTCAATAGCTCGACAAGTCCTGCGTTTGGCGGGTTTGCGGCTACCTCGTCGACGCCGGCGACCTTGACCGTGACTTCTGATAACACTGCGGTCAACGGTACTTACAGCATTAATGTGAAGAATCTGGCTACCGGTTCCAAAGTTGCCAGTGCTTCATTTGCAGGCGGTGCTAGCAGTGCCATTCCGAGTGGTACTTTGAATATCAGTCAAAATGGCACTGCCTACAACGTCACTATCCCGTCCGGTGCGACGCTGCAGTCCACTCGCGACGCGATCAACACCACGCTGACGGCTAAAGGCATCACGGCCAACATCGTCACCGACAGCAGTGGTTCGCGTCTGGTGCTCGGGTCGACTACTACCGGCAAGGGTTCGGACCTTACTGTCAGTGGTATTGCCGGTCTGGAAATCGACGGCACCAAGATGATGGGGACTATCCCTGATCCTTCGTCGACCACCGGGGGGACGCTGCCTGATCCCGCCAGTGCCGGTACTATCGGCGCGCTGGCCGCTGATGCGAGCCTGACGATTGATGGTCTGGCAGTCACCAGCAAAACCAATACCGTCAATCAGGCGGTGGGTGGCTTGAGCATGACGTTGGTTGCGCCGGGTACTTCGACGGTAACCGTGGCCACCAACACCACCGGTTTGCAGACGGCGGTGCAGTCGTTTGTCGACGCCTATAACACGCTGGTGAAAACGGTTACCTCGCTGACCCAGGCCTCGGCCGATGCCAATGGCAAGCTGACCGTCTCTGCTGCGCTGACCGGTGACTCGGTGCCTCGTTCAATAATTGCCGATATTCGCAATCAGTTGGTGACTCCTGGGCCGGGAGGGCAATTGGCGGTGCTATCGCAATTGGGCATCACGACCGATCAGAAACTCGGCACGCTGAACTTTGACTCCACCAAGTTCACCGCTGCGATGACTACCCAGGGCTTGAGTAGCCAGGTTCAAACACTCTTTACCGGTACCAACAGCACCAATGGCCTGCTGGCCCGGATGGGTGCGGCGATCAAGCCTTACTTGCAGACCAATGGCATTCTTGATCAGCGCACCGCCAGCCTGAACAAGCAGAAAAGCGATCTGGCCAATCAGCAGGTGGCGTTGGACTTGCGCGTTACCACGCTGACCGCGACGTTGACTGCCAAGTACAATGCCATGGACTTGTTGGTCGGGCAGATGAAGGCGACGTCGACCAGTATCACCTCGTTCTTCACCTCCTTGAACGCACAGAAGTCCGGCGGCTAA
- the fliH gene encoding flagellar assembly protein FliH, with product MASKSDESPTDLIRARDVRGFDTWSLPSFDPHVPEPEPEPEPEPPEMEEVPLEEVQPLTLEELESIRQEAYNEGFATGEREGFHSTTLKVRQEADVALSAKLASLELLMGNLFEPIAEQDTQIEKSLVGLVQHVARQVIQRELAIDSTQIEHVMREALKLLPLGVGNVRLYINPQDFEQVKALRERHEETWRIVEDEAMLPGGCRVETEHSRIDATVETRITQIMAKLFDQLHDQALHPAEADLTLELPVSEKPSAAALEPEPEIADAP from the coding sequence ATGGCATCCAAGAGTGATGAGTCGCCCACCGACCTGATTCGTGCGCGTGATGTTCGCGGTTTTGATACCTGGTCGTTGCCCAGCTTCGACCCGCACGTCCCGGAGCCTGAACCCGAGCCTGAGCCCGAGCCGCCGGAGATGGAAGAAGTGCCGCTGGAGGAAGTCCAGCCACTGACCCTCGAAGAGCTCGAAAGCATTCGTCAGGAAGCCTACAACGAAGGCTTCGCTACCGGTGAGCGAGAAGGTTTTCACAGCACCACGCTCAAGGTTCGTCAGGAAGCTGACGTGGCCCTGAGCGCAAAGCTCGCCAGCCTTGAATTGCTGATGGGCAATCTGTTCGAACCAATTGCCGAGCAAGATACGCAGATCGAGAAATCTCTGGTCGGGCTGGTCCAGCACGTTGCCAGGCAGGTGATTCAGCGCGAGCTGGCCATCGACTCGACGCAAATCGAACACGTCATGCGCGAAGCCCTGAAATTGCTGCCGCTAGGCGTCGGGAATGTGCGTCTGTACATCAACCCGCAGGACTTCGAGCAGGTCAAGGCATTGCGTGAGCGCCATGAGGAGACCTGGCGCATCGTCGAAGACGAAGCCATGTTGCCGGGCGGATGCCGGGTCGAGACCGAGCACAGCCGTATCGACGCGACCGTAGAAACCCGTATCACGCAGATCATGGCCAAGCTGTTCGATCAATTGCACGATCAGGCGCTGCATCCGGCCGAGGCGGATTTGACGCTGGAGCTACCCGTCAGCGAAAAGCCGTCTGCCGCAGCACTTGAGCCAGAGCCGGAAATCGCTGATGCGCCTTGA
- the fliS gene encoding flagellar export chaperone FliS, with product MNPMLALRQYQKIGAQAQTSEASPHRLVQMLMEGGLDRIAQAKGAMERKDIPGKGVFISKAIGIIGGLREGLDLENKADEVGELDNLYVYMMKRLAEANINSDPKILDEVASLLGTIKEGWDAIAAPGPQF from the coding sequence ATGAATCCGATGTTAGCCCTTCGGCAATATCAGAAAATTGGAGCACAGGCCCAAACCTCCGAAGCCAGTCCGCACCGATTGGTGCAGATGTTGATGGAAGGTGGGCTGGATCGTATTGCTCAGGCCAAAGGCGCCATGGAGCGCAAGGATATTCCGGGCAAAGGTGTATTCATCAGCAAGGCCATCGGCATCATCGGCGGCCTGCGTGAAGGTCTGGACCTTGAGAACAAGGCGGATGAAGTAGGCGAGCTGGATAATCTTTACGTCTACATGATGAAGCGTCTGGCGGAGGCTAATATCAACAGCGATCCGAAGATCCTCGACGAAGTCGCCAGTTTGCTGGGGACGATCAAGGAAGGCTGGGACGCCATCGCAGCGCCAGGTCCGCAGTTTTAA
- a CDS encoding ATP-binding protein, whose amino-acid sequence MSPVSEVSGQSSSVEQASRLGLEQAFALFSQMSSQLTDSYSMLEARVTELKGELAVVSAQRMQELAEKERLANRLQNLLDLLPGGVIVIDAQGMVREANPAACELLGLPLEGELWRHVIARCFAPREDDGHEISLKDGRRLSISTRSLDAEPGQLVLLNDLTETRHLQDQLARHERLSSLGRMVASLAHQIRTPLSAALLYASHLTEQELPVATQQRFAGRLKERLHELEHQVRDMLVFARGELPLTDRLTPGALLQSLQAAALTHVQDYPVRWQCDSHAGELLCNRDTLVGALLNLIENAIQASAGDVRLKVHLYTRENTLRLCVSDNGGGIDPTVLARLGEPFFTTKTTGTGLGLTVVKAVARAHQGELQLRSRPGRGTCAVVVLPLFSSAQGVERD is encoded by the coding sequence ATGTCCCCTGTCTCCGAAGTCTCGGGGCAATCGTCCTCTGTAGAGCAGGCAAGTCGGCTTGGCCTTGAGCAGGCGTTCGCGCTGTTCAGTCAGATGTCGAGCCAACTGACCGATTCCTACAGCATGCTTGAAGCACGGGTCACCGAGCTCAAGGGCGAACTGGCAGTGGTCAGTGCTCAGCGCATGCAAGAGCTGGCCGAAAAAGAACGCCTGGCCAACCGGCTGCAAAACCTTCTCGACTTGTTGCCGGGTGGCGTCATCGTCATCGATGCCCAGGGGATGGTGCGCGAAGCCAATCCGGCGGCCTGCGAGCTGCTGGGTCTACCGCTTGAAGGAGAGTTGTGGCGTCATGTGATTGCCCGCTGCTTTGCTCCACGCGAAGACGATGGTCATGAAATTTCCCTGAAGGATGGTCGACGCCTGTCGATTTCCACGCGCTCGCTGGATGCCGAACCGGGCCAGTTGGTGCTGCTTAACGACCTGACCGAAACCCGGCACCTGCAGGACCAATTGGCTCGCCATGAGCGCTTGTCGTCCCTCGGCCGGATGGTCGCTTCACTGGCGCATCAGATTCGCACGCCGCTGTCCGCAGCATTGCTGTATGCCAGTCATTTGACTGAGCAAGAGTTGCCGGTCGCTACCCAGCAACGGTTTGCCGGACGTTTGAAAGAGCGCCTGCATGAGCTTGAGCATCAGGTGCGGGACATGCTGGTGTTCGCTCGCGGCGAACTGCCGTTGACTGATCGCCTGACACCCGGGGCGCTCCTGCAATCGCTGCAAGCGGCGGCATTGACGCATGTCCAGGATTATCCGGTGCGTTGGCAGTGCGACAGTCATGCCGGAGAGTTGCTGTGTAATCGCGACACGCTGGTCGGCGCGCTGCTGAACCTGATTGAAAATGCGATTCAGGCCAGTGCTGGCGATGTCCGTCTGAAGGTCCATCTCTACACCCGTGAAAACACCCTTCGGCTGTGCGTCAGCGATAACGGCGGCGGTATCGACCCCACTGTGCTGGCGCGCCTGGGTGAGCCGTTTTTTACGACTAAAACCACCGGTACCGGCCTTGGCCTGACCGTAGTCAAGGCGGTGGCCCGTGCTCATCAGGGAGAATTGCAACTGCGCTCGCGGCCGGGCCGCGGCACGTGTGCGGTGGTGGTCTTGCCGTTGTTCTCCAGCGCTCAAGGAGTGGAAAGAGACTGA
- the fliF gene encoding flagellar basal-body MS-ring/collar protein FliF: protein MAEAVADNVPAKVTPADGKPPLFGLSFLENLSEMTMLRQVGLLVGLAASVAIGFAVVLWSQQPDYRPLYGSLAGMDAKQVMETLAAADIPYTVEPNSGALLVKADDVARARLKLAAAGVTPSDGNIGFEILDKDQGLGTSQFMEATRYRRGLEGELARTISSLNNVKGARVHLAIPKSSVFVRDERKPSASVLVELYSGRSLEPGQVMAIINLVSTAVPELSKSQITVVDQKGTLLSDQAENSELTMAGKQFDYSRRMESMLTQRVHNILQPVLGNDRYKAEVSADVDFSAVESTSEQFNPDQPALRSEQSTSEQRTASNGPQGVPGALSNQPPSPASAPQTTGGSSASAGMVQPGQPLLDANGQQIMDPATGQPMLAPYPADKRQQSTKNFELDRSISHTKQQQGRLNRLSVAVVVDDQVKVNAANGETTRAPWSTDELARFTRLVQDAVGFDASRGDSVSVINVPFSAERGEVIADIPFYSQPWFWDVVKQVLGVLFILVLVFGVLRPVLNNITGGGKGKQLAGLGSDVELGGMGGLDGELANDRVSLGGPQSILLPSPSEGYDAQLNAIKSLVAEDPGRVAQVVKEWINADE from the coding sequence ATGGCAGAAGCAGTCGCCGATAACGTTCCGGCCAAGGTCACGCCAGCAGACGGCAAACCGCCGTTGTTTGGTCTGTCCTTCCTGGAAAACCTCTCCGAGATGACCATGCTGCGTCAGGTAGGCCTGTTGGTTGGCCTGGCTGCGAGCGTGGCGATTGGTTTTGCCGTGGTGCTGTGGTCGCAGCAACCCGACTATCGGCCGCTGTACGGCAGCCTTGCCGGTATGGACGCCAAGCAGGTCATGGAAACCCTGGCCGCTGCCGACATTCCCTATACCGTTGAACCCAACTCCGGTGCCTTGCTGGTCAAGGCCGATGATGTGGCGCGCGCGCGACTCAAGCTCGCCGCTGCTGGTGTCACTCCCAGCGACGGCAACATCGGTTTTGAAATCCTCGACAAAGACCAGGGCCTGGGGACCAGTCAGTTCATGGAGGCGACCCGTTATCGTCGCGGCCTTGAGGGTGAACTGGCGCGGACCATTTCCAGCCTGAACAACGTCAAGGGCGCCCGAGTGCACCTGGCGATTCCGAAAAGCTCGGTATTCGTGCGTGATGAACGCAAGCCCAGCGCATCGGTGCTGGTCGAGCTTTACTCAGGCCGTTCGCTGGAACCGGGCCAGGTCATGGCCATCATCAACCTGGTGTCGACCGCCGTTCCTGAGTTGAGCAAGTCGCAGATCACCGTCGTCGACCAGAAGGGCACCTTGCTCTCCGATCAGGCGGAAAACTCCGAACTGACCATGGCCGGCAAGCAATTCGATTACAGCCGCCGCATGGAAAGCATGCTCACACAGCGTGTGCACAATATTCTGCAGCCAGTGCTGGGTAACGATCGCTACAAGGCTGAAGTCTCCGCCGACGTGGATTTCAGTGCAGTCGAGTCGACTTCGGAGCAGTTCAATCCGGATCAGCCGGCCCTGCGCAGCGAGCAATCGACGTCCGAGCAGCGCACCGCCAGCAACGGCCCGCAAGGCGTTCCCGGTGCGCTGAGCAACCAGCCGCCATCGCCGGCTTCAGCACCACAAACCACCGGTGGATCGAGCGCTTCCGCGGGCATGGTGCAGCCAGGTCAGCCGCTGCTGGATGCCAACGGCCAGCAAATCATGGACCCGGCAACCGGTCAGCCGATGCTGGCACCGTACCCGGCGGACAAGCGTCAACAATCCACCAAGAACTTCGAGCTCGACCGTTCCATCAGTCACACCAAGCAACAGCAGGGCCGTTTGAATCGCCTGTCGGTTGCGGTCGTTGTGGATGATCAGGTCAAGGTCAATGCGGCCAACGGTGAAACTACCCGCGCGCCGTGGAGCACCGATGAATTGGCACGCTTCACACGTCTGGTGCAGGACGCCGTCGGTTTTGATGCCAGCCGTGGTGACAGCGTCAGCGTGATCAACGTGCCGTTCTCGGCCGAGCGTGGCGAAGTCATCGCTGACATTCCGTTCTACTCGCAGCCCTGGTTCTGGGATGTGGTGAAACAGGTTCTCGGCGTGTTGTTCATCCTGGTGCTGGTGTTCGGCGTGCTGCGTCCAGTGCTCAACAACATTACCGGCGGCGGTAAAGGCAAGCAATTGGCAGGTCTTGGCAGCGATGTCGAGCTCGGTGGCATGGGCGGCCTGGACGGCGAACTGGCCAACGACCGCGTCAGCCTAGGTGGTCCGCAAAGTATTCTGCTGCCTAGCCCGAGCGAAGGCTATGACGCACAGTTGAACGCAATCAAGAGCCTGGTGGCCGAAGATCCGGGTCGTGTGGCTCAGGTCGTGAAAGAGTGGATTAACGCAGATGAGTGA
- a CDS encoding sigma-54 dependent transcriptional regulator — protein sequence MWRETKILLIDDDSVRRRDLAVILNFLGEENLPCGSHDWQQAVGSLSSSREVICVLIGTVNAPGSLPGLLKTLATWDEFLPVLLMGDNSSIDLPEDQRRRVLSTLEMPPSYSKLLDSLHRAQVYREMYDQARERGRHREPNLFRSLVGTSRAIQHVRQMMQQVADTDASVLILGESGTGKEVVARNLHYHSKRRDAPFVPVNCGAIPAELLESELFGHEKGAFTGAITSRAGRFELANGGTLFLDEIGDMPLPMQVKLLRVLQERTFERVGSNKTQSVDVRIIAATHKNLESMIEVGSFREDLYYRLNVFPIEMAPLRERVEDIPLLMNELISRMEHEKRGSIRFNSAAIMSLCRHGWPGNVRELANLVERMAIMHPYGVIGVVELPKKFRYVDDEDEQLVDSLRSDLEERVAINGHTPDFSANAMLPPEGLDLKDYLGGLEQGLIQQALDDANGIVARAAERLRIRRTTLVEKMRKYGMSRREGDEQADD from the coding sequence ATGTGGCGTGAAACCAAAATTCTGCTGATTGATGACGATAGCGTCCGCCGCCGCGACCTGGCGGTGATTTTAAATTTTCTTGGCGAAGAAAATTTACCCTGCGGTAGCCATGATTGGCAGCAGGCTGTCGGCTCTTTGTCATCAAGTCGTGAAGTTATTTGCGTCCTTATCGGGACGGTAAATGCTCCTGGCTCACTTCCGGGCCTGTTAAAGACACTGGCTACCTGGGATGAGTTCCTTCCGGTTTTGTTAATGGGCGATAATTCTTCCATTGACCTGCCGGAAGACCAGCGTCGCCGGGTGCTTTCCACACTGGAAATGCCGCCCAGCTACAGCAAGTTGCTCGACTCCCTGCACCGCGCCCAGGTTTATCGCGAGATGTACGACCAGGCCCGCGAGCGCGGTCGTCACCGTGAGCCCAATCTGTTTCGTAGCCTTGTCGGCACCAGCCGGGCAATTCAGCACGTTCGCCAGATGATGCAGCAAGTGGCCGACACCGATGCCAGCGTGCTGATCCTCGGTGAGTCCGGTACGGGCAAGGAAGTGGTCGCGCGCAACCTGCACTATCACTCCAAGCGACGCGACGCGCCGTTCGTTCCGGTCAACTGCGGTGCGATCCCGGCCGAGCTGCTGGAAAGCGAACTGTTCGGCCATGAGAAGGGCGCCTTTACCGGGGCCATCACCAGCCGTGCCGGGCGTTTTGAGCTGGCCAACGGCGGTACGCTGTTTCTCGACGAGATCGGCGACATGCCATTGCCGATGCAGGTCAAGCTGCTGCGAGTATTGCAGGAGCGCACCTTCGAGCGCGTGGGGAGCAACAAGACCCAGAGCGTCGACGTGCGAATCATTGCCGCGACCCACAAAAATCTCGAAAGCATGATCGAGGTCGGCAGCTTCCGTGAGGATCTGTACTACCGCCTCAATGTTTTCCCGATCGAGATGGCGCCGCTGCGTGAGCGTGTTGAAGATATTCCGTTGCTGATGAACGAGTTGATCTCGCGCATGGAGCACGAGAAGCGCGGTTCCATTCGCTTCAACTCGGCAGCGATCATGTCGCTGTGCCGTCATGGCTGGCCGGGCAACGTCCGTGAGCTGGCCAACCTGGTCGAGCGCATGGCGATCATGCACCCGTACGGCGTGATCGGTGTGGTCGAGTTGCCGAAGAAATTCCGTTATGTCGATGACGAAGACGAGCAACTGGTCGACAGCTTGCGCAGCGATCTTGAAGAGCGGGTAGCCATCAATGGCCATACCCCGGACTTCAGCGCTAACGCCATGCTGCCGCCAGAAGGGCTGGATCTCAAGGACTACCTCGGTGGTCTGGAGCAAGGCCTGATTCAGCAGGCGCTGGATGATGCCAACGGCATCGTGGCGCGTGCTGCCGAACGCCTGCGCATTCGTCGTACCACCCTGGTCGAGAAGATGCGCAAGTACGGCATGAGCCGTCGCGAAGGTGATGAACAGGCGGATGATTGA
- the fleR gene encoding sigma-54-dependent response regulator transcription factor FleR produces MAIKVLLVEDDRSLREALTDTLLLAGHDYTAVGSAEDALQAVASESFNLVVSDVNMPGMDGHQLLGLLRIRQPQLPVLLMTAHGAVERAVDAMRQGAADYLVKPFEPKALLDLVARHALGCLGASEGEGPVAFEPASAQLLELAARVARSDSTVLISGESGTGKEVLARYIHQHSRRANQPFIAINCAAIPDNMLEATLFGHEKGSFTGAIAAQAGKFEQADGGTILLDEISEMPLGLQAKLLRVLQEREVERVGARKPIALDIRVVATTNRDLAGEVAAGRFREDLYYRLSVFPLAWRPLRERTADILPLAERLLAKHVNKMKHAAARLSPEAQACLIGYPWPGNVRELDNAIQRALILQQGGLIQPQDFCLAGPVACAPLPALTPAPMSSRMLEVEAPQGDSAGALGDDLRRREFQMIIDTLRSERGRRKEAAERLGISPRTLRYKLAQMRDAGMDVEGYLFAT; encoded by the coding sequence ATGGCAATCAAGGTTTTACTGGTTGAAGATGACCGCTCGCTGCGCGAAGCATTGACGGATACGCTGCTGCTGGCCGGTCACGACTACACCGCAGTGGGCTCGGCCGAAGATGCGCTGCAAGCCGTGGCGAGCGAGTCATTCAATCTGGTGGTCAGTGACGTCAACATGCCGGGCATGGATGGTCATCAGTTGTTGGGGTTGTTGCGAATTCGTCAGCCGCAGTTGCCGGTCTTGCTGATGACCGCTCATGGTGCGGTCGAGCGCGCCGTCGATGCGATGCGTCAGGGGGCGGCGGACTATCTGGTCAAGCCGTTCGAGCCCAAGGCGTTGCTGGATCTGGTGGCGCGCCATGCCCTGGGTTGTCTCGGCGCCTCAGAGGGCGAAGGCCCGGTGGCGTTCGAACCGGCCAGTGCGCAGCTGCTTGAGCTGGCAGCCCGTGTGGCGCGCAGTGATTCGACGGTGTTGATCTCGGGTGAGTCGGGGACCGGCAAAGAAGTGTTGGCGCGATACATCCACCAGCACTCGCGTCGCGCCAATCAGCCGTTCATTGCAATCAATTGCGCGGCGATCCCGGACAACATGCTCGAGGCGACCTTGTTCGGCCATGAAAAAGGTTCGTTCACCGGCGCTATTGCGGCTCAGGCCGGCAAGTTCGAGCAGGCCGATGGCGGGACCATTCTGCTCGATGAAATTTCCGAAATGCCCCTGGGGCTTCAGGCCAAGCTGCTGCGCGTGTTGCAGGAGCGTGAAGTCGAGCGCGTGGGTGCACGCAAGCCGATTGCGCTGGATATCCGGGTGGTCGCAACCACGAACCGCGATCTGGCGGGCGAAGTGGCGGCGGGGCGCTTTCGCGAAGATCTTTACTATCGCCTGTCGGTGTTTCCGCTGGCCTGGCGTCCGTTGCGTGAGCGCACCGCCGATATCTTGCCGCTGGCCGAGCGTCTGCTGGCCAAGCACGTCAATAAAATGAAGCATGCCGCTGCCAGGCTGTCGCCGGAAGCTCAGGCTTGCCTGATCGGTTATCCGTGGCCGGGCAACGTACGTGAGCTGGACAATGCCATTCAGCGGGCGCTGATTTTGCAGCAGGGTGGTTTGATTCAGCCGCAGGACTTTTGCCTTGCGGGGCCGGTCGCTTGCGCGCCACTGCCAGCATTGACACCGGCTCCAATGTCGTCACGCATGCTCGAAGTCGAGGCACCGCAAGGCGATTCAGCGGGCGCGCTGGGCGATGACCTGCGGCGTCGCGAGTTTCAGATGATTATCGATACCTTGCGTTCCGAGCGCGGGCGGCGTAAGGAGGCGGCCGAGCGCTTGGGTATCAGCCCGCGGACCTTGCGCTACAAGCTTGCGCAAATGCGCGATGCGGGAATGGACGTCGAAGGTTATTTGTTTGCGACCTGA
- the fliG gene encoding flagellar motor switch protein FliG, producing the protein MSDNRAAIAKLSRVDKAAILLLSLGSTDAAQVLRHMGPKEVQRVGVAMAQMGNVHREQVEQVMSEFVDIVGDQTSLGVGSDDYVRKMLTQALGEDKANGLIDRILLGGNTSGLDSLKWMEPRAVADVIRYEHPQIQAIVVAYLDPDQAGEVLGNFDHKVRLDIILRVSSLNTVQPAALKELNQILEKQFSGNSNAARTTLGGIKRAADIMNFLDSSIEGQLMDSIREVDEDLSGQIEDLMFVFNNLSDVDDRGIQALLREVSSDVLVLALKGSDEGVKEKIFKNMSKRAAELLRDDLEAKGPVRVSDVETAQKEILTIARRMAEAGEIVLGGKGGEEMI; encoded by the coding sequence ATGAGTGATAACCGAGCCGCTATCGCCAAACTCAGCCGGGTCGACAAAGCCGCGATTCTGCTGCTGTCCCTGGGTTCAACCGATGCTGCGCAAGTGCTGCGCCACATGGGGCCCAAAGAGGTCCAGCGTGTGGGTGTGGCCATGGCGCAAATGGGTAACGTGCACCGCGAGCAGGTCGAGCAGGTGATGAGCGAGTTCGTCGACATCGTCGGCGATCAGACCAGCCTCGGCGTCGGCTCAGATGACTATGTGCGCAAGATGCTCACCCAGGCGCTGGGCGAAGACAAGGCCAACGGCCTTATCGACCGTATCCTGCTGGGTGGCAACACCAGCGGCCTGGACAGCCTGAAGTGGATGGAACCGCGTGCCGTGGCGGACGTGATCCGTTACGAGCACCCGCAGATCCAGGCCATCGTCGTGGCGTATCTCGATCCGGATCAGGCCGGCGAAGTACTCGGTAACTTCGACCATAAAGTACGCCTCGATATTATTTTGCGCGTGTCTTCGCTGAACACCGTACAGCCTGCCGCGCTGAAAGAACTCAACCAGATTCTCGAGAAGCAATTCTCCGGCAACTCCAACGCCGCGCGCACCACCCTGGGTGGTATCAAGCGTGCAGCCGACATCATGAACTTCCTCGACAGCTCGATCGAAGGCCAGCTGATGGACTCGATCCGCGAAGTCGACGAAGACCTGTCCGGTCAGATCGAAGACCTCATGTTCGTGTTCAATAACCTGTCCGACGTCGACGACCGCGGAATTCAGGCGTTGCTGCGCGAAGTCTCCTCGGATGTGCTGGTGCTGGCCCTCAAGGGCTCGGACGAAGGCGTCAAGGAAAAGATCTTCAAGAACATGTCCAAGCGGGCGGCCGAATTGCTCCGCGACGACCTGGAGGCCAAGGGCCCGGTACGCGTCAGCGACGTCGAAACCGCACAGAAAGAAATCCTCACCATTGCCCGCCGTATGGCCGAAGCCGGAGAAATCGTTCTCGGCGGCAAGGGCGGCGAGGAAATGATTTAA